A single genomic interval of Hevea brasiliensis isolate MT/VB/25A 57/8 chromosome 4, ASM3005281v1, whole genome shotgun sequence harbors:
- the LOC110665223 gene encoding ABC transporter C family member 3 isoform X1 → MEILDLGTFLSNSSPMMICLVLKPIFLRGLSGSLHLVLFLVLFVSFLCMKLGVGDRESSEGRFDKNKRVLCYKQALFCCFGVSLFNLVLCLLSYDYWYRSAWSDDKLMILVDLALRTLSWGALGVYLHTHLHNSAEAEFPFLLRVWWGFYLTISCCSLIVDIVLHGKHMSYVEIQYLASDAVSVFTGLFLCYVGFLKIKSKGTLLEETLLNGDSSLPNNLESAESKGSDTVTPYSNAAFFSILTFSWMGSLIAVGNKKTLDLHDVPQLHGEDTGAGSFPVFRNKLGLDSDTAGGVTTFKLTKALILSYWKEILWTAFLALLYTSASFVGPYLIATFVQCLSGKGEFKNQGYFLASTFFVAKLVECLSQRHWFFRLQQIGIRIRAALVATIYNKGLTLSHSSKQRHTSGEIINYMAVDTERIGTFSWYIHDVWLIFLQVGLALLILYKNLGLASIAAFVATIIVMLLNYPLGRLEENFQDKMMESKDKRMKTTSEILRNMRILKLQGWEMKFLTKIFKIRKMEEGWLKKYFYTSAITNFVFWVAPTFVSVATFGACMLMGIRLESGKILSALATFRILQVPIYNLPDTISMIVQTKVSLDRIASFLCLEDLQSDVVEKLPRFSSDTAIEMLDGNFSWDLSLPVPTLKDLNFKVLHGMRVAVCGPVGSGKSSLLSCILGEVPKISGTLKLSGTKAYVAQSPWIQSGTIEENILFGKEMDRERYERILEACSLKEDLEILSFADQTVIGERGINLSGGQKQRIQIARALYQDSDIYLLDDPFSAVDAHTGSHIFKEVLLDLLSSKTVIYVTHQVEFLPAADLILVLKDGRITQDGKYNDTLIPGSDFMELVDAHKAALSTLDSKPEGPLSDNGSMSTVLQKQENKYLQSGKADERARPKGQLIQEEEREKGRVGFPVYWKYITTVYGGALVPFILLAEILFQILQICSNYWMAWATPESKDVKPVVSESTLIFVYVDFAVGSSFCVLVRAILLVTAGYKTATILFNKMHLSIFRAPMSFFDATPSGRILNRASTDQSQVDLQMAAQVGSVAFTLIQLLGIIGVMSQVAWQVIIIFMPVISICIWYQQYYIPSARELSRLVGVSKAPVFQHFAETISGSTTIRSFDQQSRFQRTNMKVMDTFCRPKFHIAGAMEWLCFRLDVFSSITFATSLVLLISFQDRIDPAIAGLAVTYGLNLNTIQTWLIWKICNLENKIISVERIFQYMSTPSEPPLVIEGNRPDHSWPSHGEVDIDNLQVRYAPHMPLVLRGLKCTFPGGKKTGIVGRTGSGKSTLIQTLFRIVEPAAGQIVIDGINISSIGLHDLRSRLSIIPQEPTMFEGTVRSNLDPLEEYTDEQIWEALDKCQLGHEVRKKEKKLDSIVTENGENWSMGQRQLVCLGRVLLKRSKVLVLDEATASVDTATDNLIQQTIGQHFSDSTVITIAHRITSVLDSYMVLLLSDGLIEEYDSPTRLLQNKSSSFARLVSEYAMRSNTSIQK, encoded by the exons ATGGAAATTCTTGATTTAGGAACCTTTCTTTCGAACTCATCTCCGATGATGATTTGCTTGGTCCTTAAACCCATTTTCCTACGTGGGCTTTCTGGTTCACTACACCTAGTTTTGTTTCTTGTGTTGTTTGTCTCCTTTCTGTGCATGAAACTTGGAGTAGGTGATAGAGAAAGTTCTGAGGGGAGGTTCGACAAGAACAAGAGGGTTTTATGTTATAAACAGGCTTTGTTCTGTTGTTTTGGTGTTTCGTTGTTCAACCTTGTCTTGTGTTTATTGAGCTACGATTATTGGTATAGGAGTGCTTGGTCTGATGATAAACTGATGATACTTGTGGATTTAGCACTGAGAACACTCTCTTGGGGAGCACTGGGTGTTTATTTGCACACTCACTTGCATAACTCAGCTGAAGCAGAGTTCCCATTTCTGTTGAGAGTCTGGTGGGGTTTTTATCTCACAATATCTTGTTGTAGCCTTATTGTTGACATTGTTCTTCATGGGAAACACATGTCCTACGTAGAAATTCAGTatttagcatctgatgcagtcTCTGTGTTCACTGGTTTATTCCTGTGTTATGTGGGATTCTTGAAAATCAAGAGTAAAGGTACCCTTCTGGAAGAAACCCTTTTGAATGGCGATTCTAGTTTACCTAATAACCTGGAGTCAGCTGAGTCCAAAGGGAGTGACACTGTAACTCCTTACTCAAATGCTGCTTTCTTTAGTATCCTTACCTTCTCTTGGATGGGTTCTCTAATTGCTGTTggcaataagaaaactttagacCTTCATGATGTTCCTCAACTTCATGGCGAGGATACTGGGGCTGGGTCATTTCCAGTTTTTAGAAATAAACTTGGGTTGGACAGTGATACTGCTGGTGGAGTTACCACGTTTAAGCTCACGAAAGCATTAATCCTTTCATATTGGAAGGAAATTCTATGGACAGCTTTTTTAGCACTGTTATACACATCAGCTTCTTTTGTTGGTCCATACCTTATAGCCACTTTTGTTCAGTGCCTCAGTGGGAAAGGAGAGTTCAAAAATCAGGGATATTTTCTAGCTTCCACATTTTTTGTTGCAAAACTCGTAGAGTGCCTCTCGCAGAGGCATTGGTTCTTTAGGTTGCAGCAAATTGGGATTAGGATCCGTGCAGCGCTTGTGGCCACCATCTACAACAAGGGTTTGACCCTTTCGCATTCGTCAAAGCAGAGACATACAAGTGGGGAAATCATTAATTACATGGCCGTTGATACAGAGAGAATTGGAACTTTTTCTTGGTACATCCACGATGTGTGGTTGATCTTCTTGCAAGTTGGTTTGGCCTTGTTGATATTGTACAAGAATCTCGGACTTGCATCAATCGCTGCTTTTGTTGCAACGATAATAGTCATGTTGTTGAATTATCCTTTGGGTAGATTGGAAGAGAATTTTCAGGACAAGATGATGGAATCGAAAGATAAAAGAATGAAGACGACATCTGAGATTTTAAGGAATATGAGAATTCTCAAGCTTCAAGGTTGGGAAATGAAGTTTTTGACTAAGATTTTCAAGATCAGGAAGATGGAGGAAGGATGGTTGAAGAAATATTTTTACACTTCAGCAATCACCAATTTTGTCTTCTGGGTTGCCCCTACTTTTGTGTCTGTGGCCACTTTTGGTGCTTGTATGCTTATGGGAATCCGACTTGAATCAGGGAAGATTTTATCTGCACTAGCAACATTCAGAATACTTCAAGTGCCAATTTATAACCTTCCTGATACAATTTCTATGATAGTTCAGACCAAGGTTTCCCTTGATAGAATTGCATCTTTCCTTTGTCTTGAAGACCTGCAATCTGATGTTGTTGAGAAGCTTCCACGATTTAGTTCCGACACAGCAATCGAGATGCTTGATGGGAATTTCTCTTGGGATTTGTCTCTGCCTGTCCCAACACTGAAAGATTTAAATTTCAAAGTATTACATGGTATGCGTGTTGCTGTTTGTGGTCCTGTTGGTTCAGGCAAGTCAAGCTTACTTTCCTGCATTTTGGGAGAAGTTCCCAAAATCTCAGGGACACTTAAGTTGAGCGGGACGAAGGCCTATGTCGCCCAGTCACCTTGGATACAGAGTGGCACAATTGAAGAGAACATATTGTTTGGTAAGGAAATGGACAGAGAAAGGTATGAGAGGATACTGGAAGCATGTTCCTTGAAGGAGGACTTAGAAATCCTCTCATTTGCTGACCAAACGGTTATAGGTGAGAGGGGTATCAATTTAAGTGGTGGACAGAAGCAACGAATACAGATTGCACGTGCTCTCTACCAAGATTCTGATATCTATCTACTTGATGATCCTTTTAGTGCTGTGGATGCTCATACTGGATCACATATATTCAAg GAAGTTTTGCTTGATCTTCTGAGTTCAAAAACTGTTATTTATGTTACTCACCAAGTTGAGTTCTTACCTGCTGCTGATCTAATCTTG GTCCTGAAAGATGGAAGGATTACACAGGATGGAAAGTACAATGACACTCTTATTCCAGGATCTGATTTTATGGAACTTGTTGACGCACACAAGGCAGCCTTATCCACGCTTGATTCCAAACCAGAAGGGCCACTTTCTGACAATGGTAGCATGAGTACGGTTTTGCAgaaacaagaaaacaaatatttacAAAGTGGTAAAGCAGATGAGAGAGCCAGGCCAAAAGGTCAGCTCATtcaagaagaagagagagagaaaggtagAGTTGGGTTTCCAGTATACTGGAAGTATATCACAACAGTATATGGTGGAGCTCTTGTACCCTTTATATTACTGGCAGAGATTCTCTTTCAGATCCTTCAAATCTGCAGCAACTATTGGATGGCATGGGCAACTCCTGAATCAAAGGATGTGAAACCTGTCGTTAGTGAATCTACACTAATATTTGTCTATGTAGATTTTGCTGTCGGAAGTTCTTTCTGTGTCCTCGTCAGAGCCATCCTTCTTGTAACAGCAGGGTACAAGACAGCAACTATACTCTTCAATAAAATGCATTTGAGCATTTTCCGTGCCCCCATGTCCTTCTTCGATGCAACCCCTAGTGGAAGAATCCTAAACAGA GCTTCTACAGACCAAAGCCAGGTTGATCTGCAAATGGCAGCTCAAGTTGGGTCCGTTGCATTCACCCTGATCCAGCTTCTGGGAATCATTGGAGTGATGTCTCAGGTGGCATGGCAAGTTATCATCATTTTTATGCCTGTGATTTCTATCTGCATATGGTATCAG CAATATTACATCCCTTCTGCAAGAGAACTTTCACGATTGGTTGGAGTGTCCAAAGCTCCAGTTTTCCAGCATTTTGCTGAAACAATATCAGGATCAACTACGATCAGGAGCTTTGATCAGCAATCAAGATTCCAAAGAACAAATATGAAAGTTATGGACACATTTTGTCGGCCTAAATTTCATATTGCTGGTGCAATGGAATGGCTTTGCTTCCGTTTGGATGTGTTTTCTTCTATTACATTTGCGACATCATTGGTTTTATTAATCTCTTTTCAAGACAGAATTGATCCAG CCATTGCGGGCCTAGCTGTGACATATGGACTCAACCTCAACACCATACAAACTTGGTTAATATGGAAAATTTGCAATCTGGAGAACAAGATTATATCTGTAGAAAGAATATTTCAGTACATGTCTACTCCTAGTGAGCCTCCTCTTGTAATAGAAGGAAATCGGCCAGACCATTCTTGGCCATCACATGGAGAAGTTGATATTGATAATCTGCAG GTCCGGTATGCCCCACATATGCCACTTGTGTTGCGAGGTCTCAAATGCACTTTTCCAGGGGGGAAGAAAACTGGTATCGTTGGGAGAACGGGCAGTGGTAAATCGACTCTAATACAAACTCTCTTCCGCATTGTTGAACCTGCAGCTGGTCAGATTGTGATTGATGGCATCAATATCTCATCGATTGGACTGCATGATTTGCGCTCGAGATTAAGCATTATTCCTCAGGAACCAACCATGTTTGAAGGGACTGTTCGGAGCAACCTGGACCCTCTTGAAGAGTACACAGATGAACAAATTTGGGAG GCTCTCGATAAGTGTCAGCTTGGACATGAAGTCAGGAAGAAGGAGAAAAAGTTAGATTCCATAG TTACTGAGAATGGGGAGAACTGGAGTATGGGTCAGAGGCAGCTGGTCTGTCTTGGACGTGTTCTACTAAAGAGGAGTAAGGTCTTGGTCCTTGATGAAGCTACCGCCTCAGTTGATACAGCCACTGATAATTTGATTCAGCAAACTATTGGGCAACACTTCTCTGATTCTACTGTTATAACCATTGCACATCGGATAACTTCCGTTCTTGACAGTTACATGGTTCTGCTTCTGAGTGATG GTCTGATCGAGGAATATGATTCTCCAACAAGATTGTTACAGAACAAGTCATCTTCATTTGCACGACTTGTATCCGAGTACGCAATGAGGTCAAACACAAGTATTCAGAAGTAG
- the LOC110665223 gene encoding ABC transporter C family member 3 isoform X2 → MEILDLGTFLSNSSPMMICLVLKPIFLRGLSGSLHLVLFLVLFVSFLCMKLGVGDRESSEGRFDKNKRVLCYKQALFCCFGVSLFNLVLCLLSYDYWYRSAWSDDKLMILVDLALRTLSWGALGVYLHTHLHNSAEAEFPFLLRVWWGFYLTISCCSLIVDIVLHGKHMSYVEIQYLASDAVSVFTGLFLCYVGFLKIKSKGTLLEETLLNGDSSLPNNLESAESKGSDTVTPYSNAAFFSILTFSWMGSLIAVGNKKTLDLHDVPQLHGEDTGAGSFPVFRNKLGLDSDTAGGVTTFKLTKALILSYWKEILWTAFLALLYTSASFVGPYLIATFVQCLSGKGEFKNQGYFLASTFFVAKLVECLSQRHWFFRLQQIGIRIRAALVATIYNKGLTLSHSSKQRHTSGEIINYMAVDTERIGTFSWYIHDVWLIFLQVGLALLILYKNLGLASIAAFVATIIVMLLNYPLGRLEENFQDKMMESKDKRMKTTSEILRNMRILKLQGWEMKFLTKIFKIRKMEEGWLKKYFYTSAITNFVFWVAPTFVSVATFGACMLMGIRLESGKILSALATFRILQVPIYNLPDTISMIVQTKVSLDRIASFLCLEDLQSDVVEKLPRFSSDTAIEMLDGNFSWDLSLPVPTLKDLNFKVLHGMRVAVCGPVGSGKSSLLSCILGEVPKISGTLKLSGTKAYVAQSPWIQSGTIEENILFGKEMDRERYERILEACSLKEDLEILSFADQTVIGERGINLSGGQKQRIQIARALYQDSDIYLLDDPFSAVDAHTGSHIFKVLKDGRITQDGKYNDTLIPGSDFMELVDAHKAALSTLDSKPEGPLSDNGSMSTVLQKQENKYLQSGKADERARPKGQLIQEEEREKGRVGFPVYWKYITTVYGGALVPFILLAEILFQILQICSNYWMAWATPESKDVKPVVSESTLIFVYVDFAVGSSFCVLVRAILLVTAGYKTATILFNKMHLSIFRAPMSFFDATPSGRILNRASTDQSQVDLQMAAQVGSVAFTLIQLLGIIGVMSQVAWQVIIIFMPVISICIWYQQYYIPSARELSRLVGVSKAPVFQHFAETISGSTTIRSFDQQSRFQRTNMKVMDTFCRPKFHIAGAMEWLCFRLDVFSSITFATSLVLLISFQDRIDPAIAGLAVTYGLNLNTIQTWLIWKICNLENKIISVERIFQYMSTPSEPPLVIEGNRPDHSWPSHGEVDIDNLQVRYAPHMPLVLRGLKCTFPGGKKTGIVGRTGSGKSTLIQTLFRIVEPAAGQIVIDGINISSIGLHDLRSRLSIIPQEPTMFEGTVRSNLDPLEEYTDEQIWEALDKCQLGHEVRKKEKKLDSIVTENGENWSMGQRQLVCLGRVLLKRSKVLVLDEATASVDTATDNLIQQTIGQHFSDSTVITIAHRITSVLDSYMVLLLSDGLIEEYDSPTRLLQNKSSSFARLVSEYAMRSNTSIQK, encoded by the exons ATGGAAATTCTTGATTTAGGAACCTTTCTTTCGAACTCATCTCCGATGATGATTTGCTTGGTCCTTAAACCCATTTTCCTACGTGGGCTTTCTGGTTCACTACACCTAGTTTTGTTTCTTGTGTTGTTTGTCTCCTTTCTGTGCATGAAACTTGGAGTAGGTGATAGAGAAAGTTCTGAGGGGAGGTTCGACAAGAACAAGAGGGTTTTATGTTATAAACAGGCTTTGTTCTGTTGTTTTGGTGTTTCGTTGTTCAACCTTGTCTTGTGTTTATTGAGCTACGATTATTGGTATAGGAGTGCTTGGTCTGATGATAAACTGATGATACTTGTGGATTTAGCACTGAGAACACTCTCTTGGGGAGCACTGGGTGTTTATTTGCACACTCACTTGCATAACTCAGCTGAAGCAGAGTTCCCATTTCTGTTGAGAGTCTGGTGGGGTTTTTATCTCACAATATCTTGTTGTAGCCTTATTGTTGACATTGTTCTTCATGGGAAACACATGTCCTACGTAGAAATTCAGTatttagcatctgatgcagtcTCTGTGTTCACTGGTTTATTCCTGTGTTATGTGGGATTCTTGAAAATCAAGAGTAAAGGTACCCTTCTGGAAGAAACCCTTTTGAATGGCGATTCTAGTTTACCTAATAACCTGGAGTCAGCTGAGTCCAAAGGGAGTGACACTGTAACTCCTTACTCAAATGCTGCTTTCTTTAGTATCCTTACCTTCTCTTGGATGGGTTCTCTAATTGCTGTTggcaataagaaaactttagacCTTCATGATGTTCCTCAACTTCATGGCGAGGATACTGGGGCTGGGTCATTTCCAGTTTTTAGAAATAAACTTGGGTTGGACAGTGATACTGCTGGTGGAGTTACCACGTTTAAGCTCACGAAAGCATTAATCCTTTCATATTGGAAGGAAATTCTATGGACAGCTTTTTTAGCACTGTTATACACATCAGCTTCTTTTGTTGGTCCATACCTTATAGCCACTTTTGTTCAGTGCCTCAGTGGGAAAGGAGAGTTCAAAAATCAGGGATATTTTCTAGCTTCCACATTTTTTGTTGCAAAACTCGTAGAGTGCCTCTCGCAGAGGCATTGGTTCTTTAGGTTGCAGCAAATTGGGATTAGGATCCGTGCAGCGCTTGTGGCCACCATCTACAACAAGGGTTTGACCCTTTCGCATTCGTCAAAGCAGAGACATACAAGTGGGGAAATCATTAATTACATGGCCGTTGATACAGAGAGAATTGGAACTTTTTCTTGGTACATCCACGATGTGTGGTTGATCTTCTTGCAAGTTGGTTTGGCCTTGTTGATATTGTACAAGAATCTCGGACTTGCATCAATCGCTGCTTTTGTTGCAACGATAATAGTCATGTTGTTGAATTATCCTTTGGGTAGATTGGAAGAGAATTTTCAGGACAAGATGATGGAATCGAAAGATAAAAGAATGAAGACGACATCTGAGATTTTAAGGAATATGAGAATTCTCAAGCTTCAAGGTTGGGAAATGAAGTTTTTGACTAAGATTTTCAAGATCAGGAAGATGGAGGAAGGATGGTTGAAGAAATATTTTTACACTTCAGCAATCACCAATTTTGTCTTCTGGGTTGCCCCTACTTTTGTGTCTGTGGCCACTTTTGGTGCTTGTATGCTTATGGGAATCCGACTTGAATCAGGGAAGATTTTATCTGCACTAGCAACATTCAGAATACTTCAAGTGCCAATTTATAACCTTCCTGATACAATTTCTATGATAGTTCAGACCAAGGTTTCCCTTGATAGAATTGCATCTTTCCTTTGTCTTGAAGACCTGCAATCTGATGTTGTTGAGAAGCTTCCACGATTTAGTTCCGACACAGCAATCGAGATGCTTGATGGGAATTTCTCTTGGGATTTGTCTCTGCCTGTCCCAACACTGAAAGATTTAAATTTCAAAGTATTACATGGTATGCGTGTTGCTGTTTGTGGTCCTGTTGGTTCAGGCAAGTCAAGCTTACTTTCCTGCATTTTGGGAGAAGTTCCCAAAATCTCAGGGACACTTAAGTTGAGCGGGACGAAGGCCTATGTCGCCCAGTCACCTTGGATACAGAGTGGCACAATTGAAGAGAACATATTGTTTGGTAAGGAAATGGACAGAGAAAGGTATGAGAGGATACTGGAAGCATGTTCCTTGAAGGAGGACTTAGAAATCCTCTCATTTGCTGACCAAACGGTTATAGGTGAGAGGGGTATCAATTTAAGTGGTGGACAGAAGCAACGAATACAGATTGCACGTGCTCTCTACCAAGATTCTGATATCTATCTACTTGATGATCCTTTTAGTGCTGTGGATGCTCATACTGGATCACATATATTCAAg GTCCTGAAAGATGGAAGGATTACACAGGATGGAAAGTACAATGACACTCTTATTCCAGGATCTGATTTTATGGAACTTGTTGACGCACACAAGGCAGCCTTATCCACGCTTGATTCCAAACCAGAAGGGCCACTTTCTGACAATGGTAGCATGAGTACGGTTTTGCAgaaacaagaaaacaaatatttacAAAGTGGTAAAGCAGATGAGAGAGCCAGGCCAAAAGGTCAGCTCATtcaagaagaagagagagagaaaggtagAGTTGGGTTTCCAGTATACTGGAAGTATATCACAACAGTATATGGTGGAGCTCTTGTACCCTTTATATTACTGGCAGAGATTCTCTTTCAGATCCTTCAAATCTGCAGCAACTATTGGATGGCATGGGCAACTCCTGAATCAAAGGATGTGAAACCTGTCGTTAGTGAATCTACACTAATATTTGTCTATGTAGATTTTGCTGTCGGAAGTTCTTTCTGTGTCCTCGTCAGAGCCATCCTTCTTGTAACAGCAGGGTACAAGACAGCAACTATACTCTTCAATAAAATGCATTTGAGCATTTTCCGTGCCCCCATGTCCTTCTTCGATGCAACCCCTAGTGGAAGAATCCTAAACAGA GCTTCTACAGACCAAAGCCAGGTTGATCTGCAAATGGCAGCTCAAGTTGGGTCCGTTGCATTCACCCTGATCCAGCTTCTGGGAATCATTGGAGTGATGTCTCAGGTGGCATGGCAAGTTATCATCATTTTTATGCCTGTGATTTCTATCTGCATATGGTATCAG CAATATTACATCCCTTCTGCAAGAGAACTTTCACGATTGGTTGGAGTGTCCAAAGCTCCAGTTTTCCAGCATTTTGCTGAAACAATATCAGGATCAACTACGATCAGGAGCTTTGATCAGCAATCAAGATTCCAAAGAACAAATATGAAAGTTATGGACACATTTTGTCGGCCTAAATTTCATATTGCTGGTGCAATGGAATGGCTTTGCTTCCGTTTGGATGTGTTTTCTTCTATTACATTTGCGACATCATTGGTTTTATTAATCTCTTTTCAAGACAGAATTGATCCAG CCATTGCGGGCCTAGCTGTGACATATGGACTCAACCTCAACACCATACAAACTTGGTTAATATGGAAAATTTGCAATCTGGAGAACAAGATTATATCTGTAGAAAGAATATTTCAGTACATGTCTACTCCTAGTGAGCCTCCTCTTGTAATAGAAGGAAATCGGCCAGACCATTCTTGGCCATCACATGGAGAAGTTGATATTGATAATCTGCAG GTCCGGTATGCCCCACATATGCCACTTGTGTTGCGAGGTCTCAAATGCACTTTTCCAGGGGGGAAGAAAACTGGTATCGTTGGGAGAACGGGCAGTGGTAAATCGACTCTAATACAAACTCTCTTCCGCATTGTTGAACCTGCAGCTGGTCAGATTGTGATTGATGGCATCAATATCTCATCGATTGGACTGCATGATTTGCGCTCGAGATTAAGCATTATTCCTCAGGAACCAACCATGTTTGAAGGGACTGTTCGGAGCAACCTGGACCCTCTTGAAGAGTACACAGATGAACAAATTTGGGAG GCTCTCGATAAGTGTCAGCTTGGACATGAAGTCAGGAAGAAGGAGAAAAAGTTAGATTCCATAG TTACTGAGAATGGGGAGAACTGGAGTATGGGTCAGAGGCAGCTGGTCTGTCTTGGACGTGTTCTACTAAAGAGGAGTAAGGTCTTGGTCCTTGATGAAGCTACCGCCTCAGTTGATACAGCCACTGATAATTTGATTCAGCAAACTATTGGGCAACACTTCTCTGATTCTACTGTTATAACCATTGCACATCGGATAACTTCCGTTCTTGACAGTTACATGGTTCTGCTTCTGAGTGATG GTCTGATCGAGGAATATGATTCTCCAACAAGATTGTTACAGAACAAGTCATCTTCATTTGCACGACTTGTATCCGAGTACGCAATGAGGTCAAACACAAGTATTCAGAAGTAG